One Candidatus Wallbacteria bacterium genomic region harbors:
- a CDS encoding redox-sensing transcriptional repressor Rex, translating into MRKNDSWKENFSPEVIKRLNLYLRHLRELESKGVRLVSSMEMSEFSGVSPVLFRKDLSYFGEFGKRGVGYNLLHLKEKLEQILGFSGDTEIALVGIGKLGSALLDYPGFSGYNLKITAAFDSDPAKIGRTVSGIRVADITGLQKTISLQKIKLGIICVPSVHAQTVAEKLVVSGIKAILNFAPVKLKLPADVFVSSVDMAVELRSLLYFIDNQNQDEIREIEE; encoded by the coding sequence ATGAGGAAAAACGATTCCTGGAAAGAAAATTTCTCGCCCGAAGTTATTAAAAGGCTGAATCTGTATCTGCGGCATTTGCGTGAGCTGGAAAGCAAGGGTGTCAGACTGGTCTCTTCCATGGAAATGTCCGAATTTTCCGGAGTCTCTCCGGTGCTTTTCCGCAAAGACCTTTCCTATTTTGGGGAATTTGGAAAAAGGGGCGTTGGTTATAACCTTCTGCATCTTAAAGAAAAACTGGAACAGATTCTTGGTTTCAGCGGCGATACGGAGATTGCACTGGTCGGCATCGGAAAGCTCGGCAGCGCGCTCCTGGATTACCCGGGATTTTCCGGTTACAACTTGAAAATAACTGCTGCCTTTGACAGCGATCCTGCCAAAATCGGCCGGACTGTTTCAGGAATCAGGGTGGCAGACATAACCGGATTACAGAAAACTATTTCTCTGCAGAAAATCAAACTCGGCATTATCTGTGTCCCATCAGTGCATGCCCAGACTGTGGCCGAGAAACTCGTTGTCTCTGGCATCAAGGCAATCCTGAACTTTGCCCCTGTCAAGTTGAAACTGCCCGCTGATGTCTTTGTATCCAGCGTGGACATGGCTGTGGAATTGAGAAGTCTTTTGTATTTTATTGACAACCAGAACCAGGATGAAATCCGGGAAATTGAAGAATGA
- a CDS encoding NADH-dependent [FeFe] hydrogenase, group A6, with translation MKEVMIKINDQELKVLEGTSILDAARKLGIDIPTLCHHEDLPASGRCGICLVEVEKSPTFKRACCTEVTGGMVIRTNTSKLREARKMAIELILADHPDDCLHCVRNRTCELQKLTEKLGIRSNRFPSVNKGIESIDKEGYIIRDPQKCILCGRCIEACNNIQAVHAIEIMNRGFDSQVSTTFGKPLADTSCIYCGQCVTVCPVGAIHEKEEFELVMEAISDPEKYVVVQEAPAVRVAIGEEFGFAPGYIGSGKMHAALKRLGFDRVFDTNFTADLTILEEGTEVVNSLKHAITSGDMSRVPIITSCSPGWIKFVETFYPELTPHLSTAKSPQQMFGTLVKTYFAEKEKIDPKKIVSVSIMPCTAKKFEARRPEMNASGYQDVDYVITTREFARMLREAGIDFAAMPEEMPDQLMGAYTGAATIFGATGGVMEAALRTAYLLLTGTELENVDLEMCRGMEGVKEAVIPIPVKDVGTVSFKVAIAHGLANARKLLDRISAEIKNDGKSSYHLVEIMACPGGCVGGGGQPYGSTIAIKARRGQGLYQEDRNLPKRKSHQNPAVAQIYKDFLGEPNSHKAHELLHTHYFERDKITGKVVRQTTGLDHGGHGNDKGKKEKK, from the coding sequence ATGAAAGAAGTCATGATAAAGATCAATGACCAGGAGTTGAAGGTGCTGGAAGGCACTTCGATCCTAGATGCAGCCAGGAAACTGGGTATCGATATTCCTACGCTCTGCCACCATGAAGATTTACCGGCAAGCGGCAGATGCGGTATCTGCCTGGTGGAAGTGGAAAAATCTCCGACCTTCAAGAGAGCCTGCTGCACGGAGGTGACCGGGGGCATGGTGATCAGGACCAACACCAGCAAATTGCGGGAAGCGAGGAAGATGGCGATCGAACTGATCCTGGCCGATCACCCTGACGACTGCCTGCACTGCGTGCGCAACCGCACATGCGAACTGCAGAAATTGACCGAGAAACTGGGAATACGCAGCAACAGGTTTCCTTCGGTGAATAAAGGCATTGAGAGCATTGACAAGGAAGGTTATATTATCCGTGACCCTCAGAAATGCATACTTTGCGGCCGCTGCATCGAGGCCTGCAACAACATCCAGGCCGTCCATGCCATTGAAATCATGAACCGCGGATTCGATTCACAGGTCAGCACCACCTTCGGCAAGCCTTTGGCAGACACATCCTGCATCTATTGCGGGCAGTGCGTCACCGTCTGCCCGGTGGGTGCCATCCACGAAAAAGAGGAATTTGAACTTGTGATGGAGGCGATCAGTGATCCGGAAAAGTATGTGGTGGTGCAGGAAGCGCCTGCAGTACGCGTGGCGATCGGCGAGGAATTTGGATTTGCACCGGGCTATATCGGTTCCGGTAAAATGCACGCAGCCCTGAAACGACTCGGTTTCGACAGGGTTTTTGATACGAATTTCACGGCAGACCTGACAATCCTTGAGGAAGGAACAGAAGTCGTGAACAGCCTGAAGCACGCCATTACTTCCGGCGACATGAGCCGCGTGCCGATTATCACATCCTGTTCCCCAGGCTGGATCAAGTTCGTAGAGACTTTCTACCCCGAATTGACCCCTCATCTTTCTACAGCCAAATCCCCTCAGCAGATGTTCGGGACCCTGGTGAAAACCTATTTCGCAGAAAAGGAAAAAATTGATCCCAAGAAGATAGTTTCAGTGTCAATCATGCCTTGCACAGCCAAGAAATTCGAGGCCAGAAGGCCTGAGATGAATGCCTCTGGCTATCAGGATGTGGACTATGTAATCACCACCAGGGAATTCGCCCGCATGCTCCGCGAAGCGGGCATTGATTTTGCGGCCATGCCTGAAGAGATGCCTGACCAGCTGATGGGAGCATACACAGGTGCAGCCACGATCTTCGGCGCTACTGGTGGCGTGATGGAAGCCGCTCTCAGAACCGCCTATCTGCTTCTGACAGGAACTGAGCTTGAAAATGTGGACCTGGAGATGTGCCGCGGTATGGAAGGCGTGAAAGAGGCTGTGATTCCAATTCCTGTCAAGGATGTCGGCACAGTAAGCTTCAAGGTGGCTATTGCTCACGGGCTTGCCAATGCCAGGAAGCTGCTGGACAGGATCTCGGCAGAGATCAAGAATGACGGTAAGAGCAGCTACCACCTGGTGGAAATAATGGCATGCCCCGGTGGCTGCGTGGGCGGAGGCGGGCAGCCTTACGGCTCCACGATCGCAATCAAGGCGCGTCGCGGACAGGGCCTGTATCAGGAAGACCGTAACCTGCCGAAGAGAAAATCCCACCAGAATCCGGCTGTGGCGCAGATTTACAAGGATTTCCTGGGCGAACCGAATTCGCACAAGGCTCACGAGCTTCTGCATACCCATTATTTCGAGAGAGACAAGATCACCGGCAAGGTGGTGCGCCAGACCACTGGCCTTGATCATGGCGGACATGGAAACGACAAAGGGAAAAAGGAAAAGAAATAG
- a CDS encoding ABC transporter permease, with protein MPGLELAVSILNRALSAGTPLLLGTLGEIYTERAGIINLGIEGMMSVGAVSGFWMAARTGSPWMGLLAALLAGALLALLHAISTVWLRSNQIVSGLALTMLGLGFSGLFGKTLIGTTLTSRFQSIKLPLLSEIPLLGGSLFSQDPVFYLSLLIWLLVFLHYRHTRQGLRLKAIGDNPLAAETMCVPVNCYKLLAVVFGGAMAGLAGGYLSLVYIPAWIEGMTGGRGFIVIALTISSAWNPARAAPMAYLFSAVYVLQYSFLQNYLSPHFLLMLPYLATLAILTGSGKSGRFSAPVTLGMPYYRNSK; from the coding sequence CCTCTCCTGCTCGGAACTCTGGGTGAGATTTACACAGAACGGGCCGGCATCATCAACCTCGGGATCGAAGGCATGATGTCAGTAGGAGCAGTGAGCGGTTTCTGGATGGCCGCCCGCACTGGAAGCCCGTGGATGGGGCTTCTGGCTGCACTGTTAGCAGGAGCGCTGCTGGCTCTGCTGCACGCAATCTCCACAGTCTGGCTGCGCTCAAATCAGATTGTTTCAGGCCTGGCTCTGACTATGCTGGGGCTTGGATTTTCCGGTCTGTTCGGGAAGACCCTGATCGGGACAACTTTGACATCAAGATTCCAGTCTATAAAACTACCGCTGCTTTCGGAAATTCCTCTTCTGGGAGGCTCACTCTTTTCGCAGGATCCAGTTTTTTATCTGTCGCTGCTGATCTGGCTGCTGGTCTTTCTGCATTACCGGCACACCAGACAGGGACTGCGGCTGAAAGCCATCGGCGATAACCCGCTGGCAGCGGAAACCATGTGCGTTCCGGTCAACTGCTACAAGCTGCTGGCAGTTGTCTTCGGAGGAGCGATGGCCGGCCTGGCAGGCGGGTATCTCTCCCTGGTTTATATCCCGGCCTGGATCGAGGGAATGACTGGAGGCCGCGGTTTCATCGTGATTGCACTCACGATCAGCTCAGCCTGGAATCCCGCACGTGCTGCTCCGATGGCTTATCTCTTCAGCGCTGTCTATGTCCTGCAGTATTCATTCCTGCAGAATTATCTGTCCCCGCATTTCCTGCTGATGCTGCCGTATCTGGCTACCCTGGCCATACTGACAGGCTCCGGAAAATCGGGCAGATTTTCAGCGCCAGTCACGCTTGGCATGCCGTATTACAGGAATTCGAAGTAG
- a CDS encoding ComEC/Rec2 family competence protein, with product MPFETAFFYSFCGLALGINLSLWQGLFGFSKHIFELIGLNTLILVIFSRNRNFSFLLPLTVFLLALLVGLNRSEISIECESIACRKFVAEECRFQAFALSFPSEINPGQSSFTVLLKREGHLLPSITKVVCSLRPFPFPGQILNGTCKASVGELLMHPFSSPGSLYRGLTEKRRFTLKKVVSKDTRVSIYFRKLIFASEVYLGGFGSDFFKSAILGIVQPNSILYGYFRDLGLMAYLAISGFNFSILLGALTLLNNGRKKMLLTMILPSLIYLILVGTPPAAVRSFIMMVIFLKTESLGAEKKSVSTLIASGWLQLLLFPGDAFSVGFYLSYLAMFSLVSVRSEIGVRAFILTSSRMQFQILPVSVMIFRELHPIAFISNLFFFPLLTIGTFTGYLLFQALLLPEFICRLIFQLFHLEMAILEPLLHWFVKISAGFDSGLTPVLAAVAVLSFAAYKSGFTIESRLGLALAVFLFFLPELQSCQSIVYELNGKTSGKTWMALSYGSADISGAVPLFTRSLGRKIEKFFRNPTIHRGKIIVSGFNGQRIPVAVLNCILADGGQVEVSLIKVSSK from the coding sequence ATGCCTTTTGAAACCGCTTTTTTTTACAGTTTCTGCGGGCTGGCTCTGGGAATCAATCTGAGCCTCTGGCAGGGTTTGTTCGGATTTTCAAAACATATTTTTGAATTGATCGGCCTCAACACTTTGATCCTGGTGATTTTTTCCAGGAACAGGAACTTCAGTTTTCTGCTGCCCTTGACAGTTTTTCTGCTGGCTTTACTAGTAGGATTGAACAGATCGGAAATCAGCATTGAATGTGAATCGATTGCGTGCAGGAAATTTGTCGCAGAGGAGTGCAGGTTTCAAGCCTTTGCGTTAAGCTTTCCCTCAGAGATCAATCCAGGTCAGTCCAGCTTTACCGTGTTGCTCAAGCGAGAAGGTCATTTATTGCCTTCAATCACCAAAGTTGTCTGTTCACTCAGGCCTTTTCCGTTTCCCGGGCAGATCCTTAACGGAACCTGTAAAGCTTCTGTCGGCGAGTTGCTGATGCATCCATTTTCCTCTCCCGGGAGCCTGTATCGCGGATTGACCGAAAAACGCAGATTCACTCTGAAAAAAGTTGTTTCCAAAGATACAAGGGTTTCTATTTATTTCAGAAAACTCATTTTTGCTTCAGAAGTCTATTTAGGCGGATTTGGAAGCGATTTTTTCAAGAGTGCGATTTTGGGGATTGTACAGCCGAATTCCATTCTTTATGGATATTTCCGCGATCTGGGATTGATGGCTTACCTTGCGATCTCTGGTTTCAATTTCAGCATTCTGCTGGGAGCTTTGACTCTGCTCAACAATGGCCGGAAAAAAATGCTCCTGACCATGATTTTACCGTCCCTGATTTATCTGATACTGGTGGGAACTCCACCGGCAGCTGTCAGATCATTCATCATGATGGTGATTTTCCTGAAAACAGAATCACTCGGTGCTGAAAAAAAATCGGTCAGCACTCTGATCGCATCGGGCTGGCTGCAATTACTGCTTTTCCCTGGGGATGCTTTCAGCGTGGGATTTTACCTCAGCTATCTGGCCATGTTCAGCCTGGTATCTGTCAGGAGCGAAATCGGAGTCAGGGCATTTATCCTGACCAGTTCCAGAATGCAGTTCCAAATTCTACCGGTCAGCGTCATGATTTTCCGCGAATTGCATCCCATCGCTTTCATCAGCAATCTCTTTTTTTTCCCCCTGCTTACGATCGGAACGTTCACAGGATATCTGTTGTTTCAAGCCTTGCTGCTGCCGGAATTTATTTGCAGATTAATTTTTCAACTGTTCCATCTGGAGATGGCAATATTGGAGCCGCTGCTTCACTGGTTCGTTAAAATTTCAGCTGGATTTGATTCAGGTTTGACTCCTGTTCTTGCGGCAGTGGCGGTCCTCTCCTTTGCAGCATACAAATCAGGATTTACCATCGAATCCAGACTGGGGCTTGCGCTGGCGGTTTTTTTGTTTTTTCTGCCCGAGCTTCAGAGCTGCCAGAGCATTGTTTATGAGCTGAATGGAAAAACATCAGGAAAGACATGGATGGCATTGTCCTATGGCAGTGCCGATATATCAGGAGCAGTTCCGCTGTTTACACGTTCACTTGGCAGAAAGATCGAAAAATTTTTCCGGAATCCTACAATTCATCGCGGGAAAATCATCGTTTCCGGATTCAACGGACAGCGGATCCCGGTGGCAGTATTGAACTGCATCCTCGCCGATGGAGGGCAGGTGGAAGTAAGCCTGATCAAGGTCAGTTCGAAATGA
- the nuoF gene encoding NADH-quinone oxidoreductase subunit NuoF, which yields MSNFRMHLLANCGVINPEDIESYRGAKGYQALKKALTEMKPAAVIDEVKNSGLRGRGGAGFPTGLKWSFTAPLQGEKFLVCNADEGEPGTFKDRPLMEGDPHKIVEGMIIAGYAFGVQKGYIYIRGEYRLSYLRIVHAIDEARCIGFLGKNILGSGFDFEIEVRKGAGAYVCGDETALISSLEGYRGYPRLKPPFPGVKGLWQKPTVVNNVETLANVPLIILNGAKWFRGFGTEKSPGTKLFTISGDVKNPGVYEAELGVTLRELLESAASGMKSSKAVFKTALVGGAAGCFMGTEMLDIKLDYDNLAAQNATLGSGAVMIFSSKHDMRKVLKNILMFFEHESCGQCSPCRIGCKMLNVLLDRCMAGDQPETNLEKMLALSKNMKDSSLCALGQSPIMPLMSAYKYFAAELIK from the coding sequence ATGAGCAATTTCCGCATGCACCTGCTGGCCAACTGTGGGGTCATCAACCCGGAAGATATTGAATCCTACCGCGGTGCCAAGGGCTATCAAGCTCTGAAGAAAGCTCTCACCGAGATGAAGCCGGCTGCGGTGATAGATGAAGTGAAGAATTCAGGATTGCGCGGCCGCGGCGGCGCGGGTTTCCCCACAGGGCTGAAATGGAGCTTCACAGCCCCGCTGCAGGGGGAAAAATTTCTCGTCTGCAATGCTGATGAAGGCGAGCCGGGCACATTCAAAGATCGGCCCCTGATGGAAGGTGACCCTCATAAGATCGTGGAAGGAATGATCATTGCCGGTTATGCATTTGGCGTACAGAAAGGTTACATCTATATCCGCGGAGAATACCGGCTGTCGTATCTGCGCATAGTTCACGCGATTGATGAAGCCCGGTGTATTGGATTTCTCGGAAAAAACATTTTGGGCAGCGGTTTTGATTTTGAAATAGAGGTCAGAAAAGGAGCTGGAGCTTATGTCTGCGGTGATGAAACCGCACTTATCAGCTCTTTGGAAGGCTATCGCGGTTATCCGCGCCTGAAACCGCCTTTCCCGGGTGTCAAGGGCCTCTGGCAGAAACCCACTGTCGTTAACAACGTGGAAACTCTCGCCAATGTTCCCCTGATCATTTTAAATGGAGCCAAATGGTTCCGCGGTTTCGGCACTGAGAAATCACCAGGGACCAAGTTGTTCACGATCAGCGGTGACGTGAAAAATCCGGGGGTGTATGAAGCCGAACTGGGCGTTACTCTGCGGGAACTGCTGGAATCAGCAGCCAGCGGGATGAAATCTTCCAAAGCGGTTTTCAAAACAGCGCTTGTGGGAGGAGCGGCCGGCTGCTTCATGGGAACCGAAATGCTGGACATAAAGCTAGATTATGATAATCTTGCCGCCCAGAATGCTACTCTCGGCTCCGGAGCTGTAATGATTTTCTCCAGCAAACACGATATGCGGAAAGTGCTTAAGAATATACTAATGTTCTTTGAACATGAGTCATGCGGGCAATGTTCTCCCTGCCGGATCGGATGCAAGATGCTCAATGTGCTGCTGGATAGATGCATGGCCGGGGATCAGCCGGAAACCAATCTGGAAAAGATGCTGGCGCTATCCAAAAACATGAAGGACAGCTCACTCTGTGCCCTCGGCCAGTCTCCTATAATGCCGCTCATGTCCGCATATAAATATTTTGCTGCTGAATTGATTAAATGA
- the nuoE gene encoding NADH-quinone oxidoreductase subunit NuoE: MDRSKIFKKYEPHPENLLHILHDLQNESGKNFIADEDIVEVSRYLNLPANKVEATLSFYTMFSRRKRGKHIIRLCESPSCYMAGGEDLLSHLEQKLKVKKGETTKDGNFTLEASACLGVCDLAPAMMVDNDVHGNLTVEKVDEIINAIGRKK, translated from the coding sequence ATGGACAGAAGCAAGATCTTCAAGAAGTACGAACCTCATCCGGAGAATCTTCTCCACATCCTGCATGACCTGCAGAATGAGTCGGGGAAGAATTTCATTGCCGACGAGGACATCGTGGAAGTAAGCAGATACCTCAATCTTCCGGCAAACAAAGTCGAGGCCACGCTGAGCTTTTATACCATGTTCAGCCGCAGAAAGCGCGGAAAGCATATCATCAGACTCTGCGAATCCCCTTCCTGCTACATGGCAGGTGGAGAAGACCTGCTTTCTCACCTTGAGCAGAAACTTAAAGTGAAAAAAGGGGAGACTACCAAGGACGGAAATTTCACGCTTGAAGCGTCGGCCTGTCTTGGAGTCTGCGATCTCGCTCCTGCGATGATGGTGGACAACGATGTCCACGGTAACCTGACTGTGGAAAAAGTAGATGAGATCATCAATGCTATCGGGAGGAAAAAATGA